Genomic DNA from Rana temporaria chromosome 1, aRanTem1.1, whole genome shotgun sequence:
catgaatagggctggacgttatttacgttcacgtcgaaagcaatgacgtccttgcgacatcatttggagcaatgcacactgggatattttacggagggcgcatgcgcagttcgttcggtgcggggacgcgcttcatttaaatgatacacgccccctacccgccgaatttgaattccgccgggtgatttacgctacgccgctgaaactttacaggcaagtgctttgtgaataaagcacttgcctgaaaaacttgcggcggcgtaacataaatgacatacgttacgccgatttaaagatccgctctcctacctgaatctggccccctgcctTTTCTTCCTGATTTGGAAACTGTTTTAGATGTAGGCACTCATATTAAATAGATCATCATCAGTTGCAGATTTATTTCAACCAAATAAATTAAACTCTGTAAACAACATCAAGCACTTTTGGCACTTATGTGTGCTCATTCCGTAACTTCATATACTGCCTAATTAACCAATTAATTATTCACATTACTCAAACATTATTTTCTGTATAGGCATTCCTAAGGGCCCATCCTAAGGGCCAATCCTAAGGGCCTGATCCTAGTGGGCTGCAGGTTATGCATTTCCGTGCACTGAAATGTGCTGCAGCATGCAATGGGCTGTAACTCGAAAAGATAGGGAATGTTGTATTTTTGCAGCAATCCACACTagtacacatagggccagattcacaaatgagatacgacggcgtttcccctgatacgccgtcgtatctctgtttctatctatgcgactgattcatagaatcagttacgcatagatatccctaagatccgacaggtgtaatagttttacactgtcggatcttaggatgcagtaccgcggccgccgctggggggagttcgcgtcgtaaaccagcgtcgggtatgcaaattaggagttacggcgatccacgacggtttttcgcgttcgatacgtcgccgctagtctagttaaagttagtcgtttttttggtgccctaactttacacagcaagtgtattgctgtctaaagtatggccgtcgttcccgcgtcgaaattcaaaatttaacgttgtttgcgtaagccgtccgagaaaacggaagtacgctacgcgcgtcgccgttccaaaaaattacgtcacggcgcgcaaagcacggcaggagttaggaaacggagcatgcgcatcaggtccggcgcgggagtgcgccgaatttaaatggcacacacccatttgaattggcccgccttgccttgcggcggtgtaacgtatctacgatacgttacgccgccgcagttctatgtgaatctgggccattatgtatTGTAGTGTATTATTGTGTGTTGCAGCACAGTTGTGTTTTGATGGTGCTTAGGGTGCTGTTTGAAATTGAAAGGCACTGCAATGCACAAACCTTTGCATGCTAAATTTTGATGGTGTGAATGAGTCCTTACAAGCCTATAAATCAAAGCCAACCAGAGACTATAACTTGAACAGTAGTTGTTTAATTTTAAGGATTTCTTTTCACCAAGACACTCCATTAAAATACACTTTTGGTTTATGTGTAGAGCACTTAAAGTAGGGCATTTCTATTCATTAATTTACATTGTTAAACAAATTTGTAGTACTGATCAAACTGAAAAGTAAATAATGTGGTATTTATGGAttaaggctctgtttccactactgcgagttgttgtgcgacttgacacatgtgaagttgcatgacaagtctaaATCCATGTATTTCATTGGTCCCCGTTCTAATTGGTGCGActccaaaaaagttttttgcACTACTTTTTTCTAAATTCGGTGCAACGTTTTCTCTCATGGATCTCATCGGTTGCATGGCATCGCGTCAAAAATCGCATTGCAAAGTTGCTGTGTAAATCACATGACTTTGGGGTCGCAATAGTGGAGACCTAGCCTTAGTGTTTTATCACAGTGTTAGTGCTATTTATTGGTGTATGAAtccttttttaacattgaaggtTTATATTGTACTGTTTACAGGATACATGTAGAAAATCAATTCTGCATTGCTATGTTCAGGAACTTAAAGCAGTTGTAGAAGAAGTTACTCTAATAGGAGATGAGGATGCAGCCGAGGAGATAACTCAAAAAATCTATAATATTGAAACCAATGGGAATATTACTTTTATGGAGGTATGTATTACAAAGACTGTTTATTTACTACATATTACAAGGTCTGCTGGAGCCAAAGACAACCTTTGTTTTcaactgatgcactttgaatgtggGTCAAAAATTGCAGAGATAAATAGCTAggcaaaaatgaaataaataaaatgtatgtaatatgTTGATGCAAGCGGCTTCTACACCCCAGTGGATCTCCACAGTCTTCTTGGCTTGCAGTGTAATataatgtagcattacccccgtagGTACTGCTGAGAATTGATTGGGTCTGCACTATACCTGTCAACCCCAGAAAATTTGCTCAAACCCCCCTTAGCACAACTGTATAGCAGTATGAATATAGAACTCAATAGTAAAGAGACCCACAACACCAAACTGTAATATATATTTACTGTCACCTTGGTACTCGTCACCTCACCAGCAGATGCAAGAGATAGAGTCCCACACAAGATGTAACTTAACCAGTTGCAAAATGTTTACTTGAAAAGAATAGAACAGTTGttacacaaacaaaattaaagaaagaagGCGCCACCAGGTCAGGAACAATGTGATTTTAATTTTACAATAGGTGCATTGTCCACTTACATTTATAATAAGAGAAATCGGCATGCAAGTCCTTGCTGGCCCATAGGTGGCGATCATCCGCTGCAGATGTAGGCTGTGATGTTAAAGATATCCCCTGGGATCTTCGTCAGCTGGGAAACCAGGAAGTCCAGGCAATGCGTGCACCAAGAGTAAGGCTTGAGACACAGACACAAACAGCATGGGAGTGCGATGATGTCACGGGCAGTGACAGAGCGACGACGTTTCGGAGCATGCACCGTAGGCTGCTAGGCACGCTCCTTTTTCAAGCTTGAAAAATGCTTGAAAAAGGAGTGCGCCTAGCAGCCTATGGTGCATTCTCCGACATGTCGTCGCTCTGTCGCTGCCCGTGACATCATCGCGCTCCCATGCTGTTTGTGTCTGTGTCTCAAGCCTTACTCTTGGTGCACACATTGCCTGGACTTCCTGGTTTCCCAGCTGACGAAGATCCCAGGGGATATTTTTAACATCACTCAGTCTTTAAGGATACTTTTGGTAGTAAACCCTTGctacaataacaaaaatatatattgaatctGTCGACAAGACATGTGCTTGTAATCACACCAGAAGGACCAAGATGAAGGAGCGATTGCCCCACTCACCTATATTGGAATAAGGCCTGGTTTACACCTATACATTTTTTAGTGCCTTTTAAGggaatcaggggcggactgacaactcattgggcccccgggcaataagagattatggggcccccaggcaataggaggttatggggcccccaggcaataggagattatgaggcccccgggCATGAGATTATggtgccacacagtatacacacacacacatacagtatacatacacagcatatacacacagaatacacacatacagtatacacacagtatacatacacacagaatacacatacacacactgaaaatgtactggagaggcggggcagctataatcttgggatttaaaaaaaaaacacagatttttacatactgtctctggttttactgaggctggcaaccctgatggggccccctagtggcatggggccctcgggcagtgcccaagtgcccgaatggtcagtccacccctgaaggGAATTTGAGGAGACATTCATTTGAAGGGACTGTGAAGTTTATCCCACACTACAAGGGAATGATGTGTTATCGGGTTAACTATATGCCCACGGTCAGAACGAGTCAGCCAAAGCAAATTAGTAACTGACAGAAGGTATAGATCCACTGCCTCTAGGCCCACTCACAATGGCTTCTCAGTAGTTGAATAATAAAGCGTAATCTGGGCTAATTGAGCTGCATGGACACTGTTAGATTTTATTTTGTTCACCagttgggttgaacaaaaaaaaaatagattccaTTATCCGAACTATAGAGCACAGATGGTTGAATAGGCTGTGCCTATTTTATTCTGACTGCTGCCAACCAGCTGATATGTCCAGCTCCTTCGATTTTTTTAATAGAAGAATGCCAGGCAGTAGAAGGCCAACGGGGTCACCCACGTAGTGGATTTCAGCTGGTCACATATTTTATGTTCAGCTTAACAGACACTGGGTTTTATGGAGGCAGCTAAAATGGAAGAATGATCTGGGGAGGATTGCTGGAGAGTATCACTGGGACAGGGAGGGAAACCTTTATGCAGAAATTATCACTTTGCCCCAAACTAGTAAACTGACATGTCTCATTAAAGCCGAAATTATGTTTTAAAAACATCTTTGCATAAATGAACCACATGCATATTGATATTTTGCTGCTCAGTGGCCTTCCTGTTCAAATCTTTTAAATATTAGCTGTATTTTGTTGTTCCTTCTGGCTGCTATGCCCCCCAACTATTTGGCATCTTTGAGATGCTGCATTGACCTGTTCCCATTTGTGTTCCCCTTGTGCTGTGTGCACATGTATGGGCATAAGCTGGTCAAAGATTGAAAGAGAAATCTACCTAAACTAAAAAAAGGTGCTCACACTATTGAAGGGGGAAATAAGTCACTGCTGCTTGCTGAGAGTATGGAGCTCAATGAGGATTTATTTGGGGTTTGTATATATTTTGGCAAAGCGCATTTTAAACTGGACAGGCTTTCATGGTTATTGGTGGGCTACAGTTCCACCTTAGGTATAAATATTATCAAAAAAGGCAGAATACTATGGAGTCGTGTGATTATTTATATTTGATAGGTTGGAGTTTAGCTTTCTTGAACCTGTTGCTTTTTCCATTCAGGCAAAGTCACAGATTTGCTTTAATCTCCCCATTCACAACTTCCCTTTGCTCTCCCACTGCCCCTTTCAGTACCAGGAGGCAAAAGAAaacacttgggcccagattctcgtatctgggcgtaaaactgtggcggcgtaacgtatgtcatttacgttacgccgccgcaagttttacaggcaagtgctttattcacaaagaacttgcctgtaaaattgcggcggcgtagcttaaatccccccgcgcaagcccgcctaattcaaatgagccgggaacgtaatgtgcatgcgccgtcccaaaaatttcccgacgtgcattgcgctaaatgacatagcaaggacgtcattggtttcattgGTTATAACTCCAGGTATGTGACTCACTCCATATTAGAATATTGGGTCATTCGGAAGCGTCACCTTGAGAGTCCATAGTCCTGTGTAAGCTACAACTCCGGTGACTCTTAGGAACATTTTACACATGGGGTTGTCACTGCTGCACCTCTGAAAAGCATCCCGTGTTGGATCATCCTAAAGatattgttaaaaaaatgtaaatttaactCTCTAAAATGATCATGATAATTTACActagtgaccttttgtttcatttataTTAAAGAACCAGTTGTCTCATTTTCACTTTTAGCTCCATACATTTCTAACTTAAATATTAATCTTGTCTTACAGGAAGATAGCTGCAAAACTTGTGAAGAGTATGAAGAAAAGGATTTGGAAGAGTTTATAAAAGGCTTTGAAACGCTTACTCAACAAATGCTCTCTCtattgctgcgtacacacgataggtaagtctaatgaaaacggtctgatagaccaaaccgatcgtgtgtgggccccatcggttatttatccataggttaaaaaaataggaacttgttttaaaattatctgatggataaaaaacctatagaaaaaaactatcgtctgtaggttcgtccatcggttaaaaatccatgcatgctcagaataaagtcgaggcattcttggaagcatttttttcagcacgtcgttgtgttttacgtcactgcgttctgacacgatcggtttttaaactgatggtgtgtaggcaagactgatcatcagtcagtttcatcggataactgatggaaaaatccatcagaccgttttcatcagactaacctatcgtgtgtacagggcattagagaacTTACATTCCAGATAGGATATAGAAGGTTGTACCCCATGTTGGCTGCCTTTTTGAATCTGATGATTCAAGCTATTCTTGGGTTCTGAAAGTCTGAGAATGAACTGTTTTAAGATTTTGATGGGTATATTGTAAAAATTAATACATATATTTAATTGCTGAAAAACCTTTTGGGATAAGACTTTATGAGTGCTACAAACACAGActgggaaaaataaaccaaaaagccattacattgtttaaatactgtatttattggcgtataacactcacttttttaccctgaaaatagagggtaaactgtgcctgcgtgttatacgcaggggggctGCGGAAAGttttttaaagttagggtgtgtgttatacgcagaaaaatacggtacttacaaCAGTGTGAAAAGGACCAGCAAACCTCACCCTATTATTTCACAGATAGATAACCAATCAAACCATTAAGTACCCATCAGTATTGACTTGGTCTCATTCCTATGATGACAGGTGGTGATATCATATAACAATGAATATGATAATACTACAAATATGATATTAAAATATGATATATTGGAATAATTGTGGGACACTATAGGTAAACTATGTCTGAGAAGAGTAAATGATCATAAAGAGTCCTGGGAAAAACGAAAAGTCACCCACGAGTCATGATCTATAAAAGGAAAAGTTCCTATTAACTAcatctcttaggccctgtacacacggtcggacaaaaccgattagaatggaccgaggttcagtttcatcggtccaaaccgaccgtgtgtatagcccatcggtctattgtccttcggtccaaaatttaaaaaaacatgcttcaaaaccgaaccgatggaccgctgcccgatcggtccaaaccgatggttagttcaGAAAAGCAtcggctcagaatcaagtcgacgcatgcttggaagctttgaacttcgttttattcagcacgtcttgtgtttgacgtcaccgcgttctgacccgatcggtttttggaacggtggtgtgtacgcacatcagaccatcaggccacttcagcggtgaaccgatgaaaacggtccgtcggaccattctcatcggtttggaacgaccgtgtgtacaaggcctaagaggaaACTCCCACCACACTCCAAAGTTCCATACTTTGTAGAAATAACACGAGTGCCATCCCTGTCACCCCTGGCAAGTGTATGGAAGCTATGCC
This window encodes:
- the LOC120919292 gene encoding interleukin-15-like isoform X2, which encodes MYHWTVPTISIILIFSYAIPGWCNGIRRRWMAIGDDLKHVYDILQKSKYWNYDTCRKSILHCYVQELKAVVEEVTLIGDEDAAEEITQKIYNIETNGNITFMEEDSCKTCEEYEEKDLEEFIKGFETLTQQMLSLLLRTHDRSKKTATMMT
- the LOC120919292 gene encoding interleukin-15-like isoform X1; translation: MYHWTVPTISIILIFSYAIPGWCNGIRRRWMAIGDDLKHVYDILQKSKYWNYHKGLKLYTASASRADTCRKSILHCYVQELKAVVEEVTLIGDEDAAEEITQKIYNIETNGNITFMEEDSCKTCEEYEEKDLEEFIKGFETLTQQMLSLLLRTHDRSKKTATMMT